A part of Maridesulfovibrio hydrothermalis AM13 = DSM 14728 genomic DNA contains:
- a CDS encoding N-acyl homoserine lactonase family protein yields MIKYRIHPIVMGTKRFDKGMMTYQHGYGLPYIIPIYCWYIEGGDKKILVDTGEMQPIISDDREADLGGRIYTFEDGLAKYGLKPEDIDIVIHTHIHNDHCENDYKCSNAKFYVHRKELEHVHNPHPLDFRYLEDYIEDVEENGQIVILDGDKEILPGIKMMHTPVHTEGGMTILIDTAGGLAVITGFCVIKENFYPPLEVTGMEMEVIPPGTSVNTYNAYDIMLKVKEMADILIPLHEPAFAKMDVVEGT; encoded by the coding sequence ATGATTAAATACAGGATTCACCCCATTGTGATGGGAACTAAGAGATTTGATAAAGGTATGATGACCTATCAGCATGGTTATGGGTTGCCATATATTATTCCGATATACTGTTGGTATATCGAAGGTGGAGATAAAAAAATTCTTGTCGATACCGGAGAGATGCAGCCCATTATTTCCGATGACCGCGAAGCTGATTTAGGGGGCAGGATATATACTTTCGAGGACGGTTTGGCAAAGTATGGTTTGAAGCCAGAGGATATCGATATCGTAATCCATACTCATATTCATAACGATCATTGCGAAAATGACTACAAGTGCAGCAACGCAAAGTTTTACGTGCATCGTAAAGAACTGGAGCATGTTCATAACCCGCATCCATTGGATTTTCGTTATCTGGAGGATTATATTGAAGACGTAGAAGAGAACGGACAGATTGTAATTCTGGACGGGGATAAAGAAATTCTGCCCGGTATAAAAATGATGCATACTCCCGTTCATACCGAGGGAGGCATGACTATATTAATCGATACCGCAGGCGGCCTTGCAGTCATCACCGGATTTTGCGTGATAAAGGAGAATTTTTATCCTCCTCTGGAGGTAACCGGTATGGAGATGGAGGTTATCCCGCCCGGGACCAGTGTCAACACATACAATGCTTATGACATTATGCTGAAAGTTAAAGAAATGGCTGATATTTTAATCCCGCTGCACGAACCGGCCTTTGCCAAAATGGATGTTGTTGAAGGGACTTAG
- a CDS encoding DUF169 domain-containing protein gives MTYKEMQELLMKEMRLYHYPVAVKFFYEQDEVDKFKKEADYQVPIKAMTFCQWELAARMKGQIVYSDLKGLGCGNAVYAFAWKELDEKEIKGHSKYVVDFEQAEKFVKSKPRLPEGLIGIAVAPLGSIDGLFEPDTVHFYCDNMQAYHFAVDYMAATDTHPLRPNITMNSSACAGNVYSYVANEFNMVPACSGSYNAGKTERGEINVMIPGKKFKLVIQRLVDRINIASASITKPGDGFPGQDVCKNCPLIIFKKEK, from the coding sequence ATGACTTACAAAGAAATGCAAGAATTGCTGATGAAGGAAATGAGACTTTACCATTATCCTGTAGCCGTTAAATTTTTCTACGAGCAGGATGAAGTCGACAAATTTAAAAAAGAAGCCGACTATCAGGTTCCCATCAAGGCTATGACCTTCTGCCAGTGGGAACTCGCTGCCCGTATGAAAGGCCAGATTGTTTATTCCGACCTTAAAGGTCTGGGCTGTGGTAATGCTGTATACGCTTTTGCATGGAAAGAGCTTGATGAGAAAGAAATCAAAGGTCATTCTAAATATGTAGTGGACTTTGAGCAGGCTGAAAAATTCGTAAAAAGCAAACCCCGTCTTCCTGAAGGACTGATAGGTATTGCTGTCGCTCCTCTCGGTTCGATTGACGGTCTCTTTGAGCCTGACACAGTGCATTTCTACTGCGACAACATGCAGGCATATCACTTTGCAGTTGACTACATGGCAGCAACTGACACCCACCCTCTGCGTCCGAATATCACCATGAACTCATCCGCCTGCGCAGGAAACGTCTATTCATACGTCGCAAATGAGTTTAACATGGTACCGGCCTGTTCCGGCAGCTATAATGCAGGTAAAACTGAGCGCGGTGAAATCAACGTCATGATTCCCGGTAAAAAATTCAAACTTGTCATCCAGAGACTGGTCGACCGCATCAATATCGCCAGTGCCTCCATCACCAAGCCCGGCGACGGATTCCCCGGACAGGATGTTTGCAAAAACTGTCCTCTGATTATTTTTAAGAAAGAAAAATAA
- a CDS encoding PEP/pyruvate-binding domain-containing protein, which produces MKFNHVFDHWTYETFPPGRLLRRRYNSFQKLIELEEECLHIISLIEDIGFGLTQADWSNIEKLSADLGLKVRAMLEQLQEMNPVRFMDIMDYYNKINFYVRMAVTVPDPEISKPFTFPLEDSLDFANKAGAYAANLARIKQDGMPVLDGMVIGADIYNYFIEANDLRIAIDNILETVTSTDLDDLKQISTAIIAVFQQGNMPESIANEIEIAALETSRGSGNLTVSVGVTPEGKSQPLPESYCRISPVPAQNIVEVWKKAVLCKFSPEAIKARIELGYADRESPAAMIIQPVKDVHDSGFIETFHKTDEELPLKDRVTGCSAISRDKAGFQYLISRRNKQRVLAKPDPSPLSSHSVKTIASLGRQVEKLFEAPQRCGWITDLRNRVIITSTCPHPSEGIKEVERIKLALTYIANLNISPQNTEMFLPEKSRSMYDLVRFANEKGVEEMFSLVSKKGLGLDGAKHMKARQPISLDILNLADGLFTTAAGKLDISPDDIKSAPMWALWFGLGAERPGWNKENAIEGCAILSKTYMNITLKSEKDLTEVDAVCDPDTTQNHIHFRFKGGSGTPQQRISRTRFIKMVLIPQGFTVKSQGDLIEATYGQAGEAEIQKLLATIGHTTAHIATHHPITENHDKIDVEVSKFISGLG; this is translated from the coding sequence ATGAAATTCAATCACGTATTCGACCACTGGACATATGAAACTTTTCCGCCGGGCAGGCTGCTCAGACGCAGGTACAATTCCTTTCAAAAACTTATAGAGCTTGAGGAAGAATGCCTTCATATTATTTCGCTCATTGAGGACATTGGATTCGGACTGACTCAGGCCGACTGGTCCAATATTGAAAAACTTTCTGCGGATCTCGGCCTTAAAGTTCGCGCCATGCTTGAGCAATTGCAGGAAATGAATCCTGTACGCTTCATGGACATCATGGACTATTACAATAAGATTAATTTTTACGTACGCATGGCTGTCACTGTGCCCGATCCCGAAATTTCAAAACCTTTTACTTTCCCTCTTGAGGATTCATTAGACTTCGCAAATAAAGCCGGCGCATACGCAGCAAATCTTGCACGCATCAAACAGGATGGCATGCCTGTTCTAGACGGTATGGTTATCGGGGCCGACATATATAATTACTTCATCGAAGCAAATGACCTGCGCATTGCAATTGATAATATTCTAGAAACCGTAACTTCCACCGATCTGGATGATCTAAAACAAATTTCCACAGCGATTATTGCTGTTTTCCAGCAAGGAAACATGCCTGAGTCCATAGCCAATGAAATAGAAATTGCTGCACTTGAAACTTCAAGGGGCAGTGGAAATCTCACTGTTTCGGTCGGGGTGACTCCCGAAGGAAAGTCTCAACCATTACCCGAAAGTTATTGCCGCATATCACCTGTTCCGGCTCAAAATATCGTTGAGGTATGGAAAAAAGCAGTACTTTGCAAATTTTCTCCAGAAGCCATCAAAGCACGTATTGAACTTGGATATGCTGATCGGGAGTCCCCTGCTGCAATGATCATTCAACCTGTCAAAGATGTGCATGATTCAGGTTTTATTGAAACATTTCATAAAACAGATGAAGAACTCCCCCTCAAAGACAGAGTAACAGGCTGCTCTGCCATATCCAGAGACAAAGCCGGTTTTCAATATCTGATTTCAAGACGAAACAAGCAGAGAGTTCTGGCAAAACCGGACCCTTCGCCATTATCTTCACATTCTGTAAAAACTATTGCATCTCTTGGCAGGCAGGTTGAAAAACTCTTTGAAGCCCCTCAGAGATGCGGATGGATAACGGATCTGCGCAACAGGGTTATCATCACCTCAACTTGTCCGCACCCATCGGAGGGAATAAAAGAAGTAGAGCGTATAAAGCTGGCTTTGACCTACATTGCCAACCTGAATATTTCACCGCAAAATACAGAAATGTTCCTGCCGGAAAAAAGCCGTTCTATGTATGATCTGGTACGCTTTGCCAACGAGAAAGGCGTAGAAGAAATGTTTTCACTGGTCAGCAAAAAAGGACTGGGACTGGACGGAGCAAAACATATGAAAGCACGCCAGCCGATTTCGCTTGATATACTTAACCTTGCTGACGGGCTGTTCACCACCGCAGCAGGTAAGCTGGATATTTCACCTGATGATATCAAATCAGCACCCATGTGGGCCTTATGGTTCGGCCTCGGAGCCGAACGTCCGGGCTGGAATAAAGAAAATGCGATTGAAGGGTGTGCTATTCTATCCAAAACCTACATGAATATAACCTTAAAATCGGAAAAAGACCTGACCGAAGTAGATGCTGTCTGCGACCCGGATACAACCCAAAATCATATACACTTCCGATTCAAAGGCGGCAGCGGAACGCCGCAGCAAAGGATATCACGCACCAGATTTATTAAAATGGTCCTTATCCCGCAGGGATTTACCGTAAAAAGTCAGGGAGACCTGATTGAAGCAACATATGGACAGGCAGGAGAAGCAGAAATTCAAAAACTGCTGGCAACAATCGGCCACACTACCGCCCACATAGCAACCCATCACCCCATAACTGAAAATCACGATAAAATTGACGTAGAAGTATCAAAATTTATTTCCGGACTGGGCTAA
- a CDS encoding SpoIID/LytB domain-containing protein: MKKSIFIKSISFSAVLFLSCIIFSTVAVAREYSSIELEDQAQAQWHINYASYLIDIGKYFEALEHYDTAIDYSPVANTRVNAMFGKAMVLSTFLDAPDKAADLYKMVGRKYRNHAETALYRLGFLYYQMNKFDKSRSIFNQYLRYFPTGKFRYQAEAVISSMTGETPPKPDDIKPAPIGKEPLLRVCLSRRAVSMTVTTASKADKICTDALGCGRKYKVGISGNKLVLDGKVVTATRIKFTSKVPLKVTYGSETKRVRGVVNVSIRKGKLLILNLIEVEDYLRSVVPAESYASWPAETLKAQAVAARTYAYYQKLHRTHLFYDVYADTYDQMYAGVDREDKRTDKAVKETLGQVLLYKKKPILSQYTANSGGHTADAKAIFGAGKDYLVAHKDPASLKGKMASWTRKYKISAIESKLKKIGISVPGIKSIKPLEKGPSGRITKVRIRYRGGHRDLRTRTTLGSSRVLKLPDILLQIDRKDGYYTFKGRGWGHGVGYSQWGAAELGKKKKYDYILKFYYPGSDIKQLW, translated from the coding sequence ATGAAAAAGTCTATTTTTATAAAAAGCATTTCATTTTCGGCAGTACTGTTTCTCAGTTGCATTATATTTTCAACCGTTGCTGTGGCCCGAGAGTATTCCTCTATTGAGCTTGAAGATCAGGCGCAGGCCCAGTGGCATATTAATTATGCCAGCTATTTAATTGATATAGGTAAATATTTTGAAGCCTTGGAACATTACGATACCGCTATAGATTATTCACCTGTTGCCAATACCAGAGTCAATGCCATGTTCGGTAAGGCTATGGTTCTTTCTACTTTTCTTGATGCTCCTGACAAGGCTGCCGATTTATATAAAATGGTGGGGCGTAAATACCGCAATCACGCTGAAACAGCTCTCTATCGTCTGGGTTTTCTTTACTATCAAATGAATAAGTTTGATAAGTCGCGCTCGATATTTAATCAGTATTTAAGATACTTTCCAACTGGTAAATTCAGGTATCAGGCCGAAGCTGTTATTTCATCCATGACCGGAGAAACTCCGCCGAAGCCTGATGATATAAAACCAGCACCGATAGGAAAAGAACCGCTGCTGCGGGTTTGCCTGAGCCGCAGAGCTGTATCCATGACTGTTACCACCGCGTCCAAAGCTGATAAGATATGTACAGATGCTCTTGGCTGTGGACGGAAGTATAAGGTCGGTATTTCCGGTAATAAGCTGGTTCTCGATGGAAAAGTTGTTACTGCCACAAGAATAAAATTTACCTCTAAAGTTCCGCTCAAGGTGACCTACGGCTCTGAAACCAAAAGGGTTCGCGGGGTTGTTAATGTCAGTATCCGCAAAGGCAAACTGCTGATTCTAAATTTGATTGAAGTAGAAGATTATCTGCGTTCGGTTGTTCCTGCTGAGTCATATGCATCATGGCCTGCTGAGACTTTGAAAGCGCAGGCCGTTGCGGCCCGTACTTATGCCTATTATCAGAAACTTCACCGTACACATCTTTTTTATGATGTGTATGCAGATACATATGATCAGATGTATGCTGGAGTAGACCGTGAAGATAAACGAACTGACAAGGCTGTCAAAGAGACTCTCGGTCAGGTGCTTCTTTATAAGAAAAAGCCTATTTTATCTCAGTATACCGCTAACAGCGGTGGCCATACAGCTGATGCCAAAGCCATTTTCGGAGCGGGGAAAGATTATCTTGTTGCCCATAAAGATCCTGCCAGCCTTAAAGGAAAAATGGCATCGTGGACTAGGAAATATAAAATCAGCGCAATTGAATCAAAGCTTAAAAAGATTGGTATTTCAGTGCCCGGAATCAAGTCAATTAAACCGCTTGAAAAAGGGCCGTCGGGCAGGATCACCAAAGTTCGTATCAGATACCGTGGCGGTCACCGTGATTTGCGGACCAGAACCACTCTGGGGAGTTCGCGTGTTTTGAAGCTGCCGGATATTCTTTTGCAAATTGATCGGAAAGATGGTTATTATACGTTCAAAGGGCGCGGCTGGGGACATGGCGTTGGGTATTCCCAGTGGGGAGCAGCTGAGCTTGGTAAAAAGAAAAAGTATGACTATATCCTTAAATTTTATTATCCCGGAAGTGATATTAAGCAGTTATGGTAG
- a CDS encoding sulfite exporter TauE/SafE family protein, translated as MFKSRKSLMIMALALLAVAAFFEPAFADRLQDAINATPKGTGAGQINPDLAPGFLGVNGGPDVNLLIGFAWAIWVGWIFSTVGAFGGIMAGVGHITIFGFGNYASTFKKTSPVMNKLVTDSIRVSNQWLVGTSAAMSSFNYYKMGRLVLPLGLCLAAGSIAGSYLVPWLTAGKISLKSYIGFFGLFVLALGCYLFYETTPKGQAGKKQAKEAAKAFEASIQDEKDGAKVDTASMGVKVVSFSASKCIFTFYGVEFSFNPLIPVVGGFIIAALASFLGVGGGFLLVPFLTSVAGLPMYLVAGTSALAVLVGMTTSVFTYMVVKDTPVFWPLIGVELLGILVGSFIGPRTSKYIPDVWLKRLFVVLALYVGIRYSSKGFLGYSLLPPF; from the coding sequence ATGTTTAAATCACGCAAAAGCCTGATGATCATGGCTCTCGCGTTGCTCGCTGTGGCGGCTTTTTTTGAGCCAGCATTTGCAGACAGACTGCAGGACGCTATCAATGCAACCCCCAAAGGTACTGGCGCAGGTCAGATCAATCCCGACCTTGCTCCCGGTTTTCTGGGTGTTAACGGCGGCCCTGATGTCAACTTGCTGATCGGCTTTGCCTGGGCAATCTGGGTTGGTTGGATTTTCTCCACAGTCGGTGCATTCGGCGGTATCATGGCTGGTGTCGGTCACATCACTATTTTTGGATTCGGTAACTACGCTTCCACCTTCAAGAAGACCTCCCCTGTAATGAACAAGCTGGTAACTGACTCCATCCGTGTGTCCAACCAGTGGCTGGTTGGTACATCTGCTGCGATGTCCTCCTTCAACTATTACAAAATGGGCCGTCTGGTTCTGCCTCTGGGCCTTTGCCTTGCAGCTGGTTCCATCGCAGGTTCCTACCTCGTTCCCTGGCTCACAGCTGGCAAAATCTCCCTGAAATCATACATTGGTTTCTTCGGTCTCTTTGTTCTGGCACTGGGCTGCTACCTCTTCTACGAAACCACTCCTAAAGGTCAGGCCGGTAAGAAGCAGGCTAAAGAAGCTGCTAAAGCTTTCGAAGCATCCATTCAGGATGAAAAAGACGGCGCAAAAGTTGATACAGCATCTATGGGTGTTAAGGTTGTCAGCTTCTCCGCTTCCAAATGCATCTTCACCTTCTACGGTGTTGAATTCTCCTTCAATCCGCTCATTCCTGTAGTCGGCGGTTTCATCATTGCAGCTCTCGCCTCCTTCCTCGGAGTTGGCGGCGGATTCCTGCTCGTGCCTTTCCTGACCAGTGTTGCAGGTCTGCCCATGTACCTTGTTGCAGGAACATCCGCTCTTGCAGTTCTGGTTGGTATGACCACCTCTGTTTTCACATACATGGTTGTTAAAGATACTCCGGTTTTCTGGCCTCTCATCGGCGTGGAACTCCTCGGAATTCTTGTTGGTTCCTTCATTGGACCCCGTACTTCCAAATACATCCCGGACGTATGGCTCAAACGACTCTTCGTCGTGCTGGCTCTTTACGTAGGTATCCGTTACTCCTCCAAAGGATTCCTCGGATACAGCCTGCTGCCTCCGTTCTAA
- a CDS encoding ATP-binding protein — protein sequence MNLLSRLRFRTKINLGLTVIVGFTSLIIAIFVIRMASDALIEQSRKRGAVLAGNLAMRAEDPLLSIDLLRLESMVNELKKADDEIVYAFIMDDRKRVLANTFSDGFPVQLKDVNDVAGTAITAVTVDTGKTRIFDFAAPIFISDKKLGTVRVGLSRAGIQSIVQNLIFAISALTGAVLLLAVVASTQFAKRITFRLGSLQKHAEDIVATHLGPGLSKEEKPKSCAQRFLGFIRDNAKGDEIQELTQTFDAMAMSLECHIEDLQITENDLTRQKELLKTIINVSPDFVSLLGPQMTYLAVNKTFAEHIGRSEEEILGLTDDDIYPPETARLRKEETRQVISTGRVINKETREASEDDNTVRWFHTIRVPVYAKNHKIIGVLSTAREITELKSYQAQLIQSQKMESVGKLAGGVAHEINTPLGIILGYAQLLQDDFDPEDQVSKDLGIIEKQARVCRKIVADLLGFSRQTESEKISMCFNNSILEVVQLVSHTFKLEQLDISTNLDDRYPIIHGDPEKLKQVWLNLLSNAMESIEGKGGIHISTKLDISSMTITAVFADTGHGVEPKNINAIFDPFYSTKPVGKGTGLGLSVSFGIIKDHGGSIEALSPLPRTAIREYNLPENSGPGTMFKVVLPLDEISSDEEGSVKSG from the coding sequence ATGAACCTGCTTAGCCGACTGCGTTTCCGGACCAAAATTAATCTGGGGCTAACCGTTATTGTCGGATTTACCTCCCTCATTATCGCTATTTTTGTAATCCGTATGGCCTCGGATGCCCTAATTGAACAATCCCGCAAGAGAGGTGCTGTTCTCGCTGGCAACCTTGCCATGCGCGCCGAAGATCCGCTGCTTTCCATTGACCTCCTGCGCCTAGAATCGATGGTCAACGAGCTTAAAAAAGCTGATGATGAAATAGTTTATGCGTTCATCATGGATGACCGTAAAAGAGTCCTTGCCAATACTTTCAGCGACGGATTTCCAGTTCAACTCAAAGATGTAAATGATGTTGCAGGAACGGCTATAACCGCTGTCACTGTAGACACCGGCAAAACCCGTATTTTCGATTTTGCAGCACCAATTTTCATCAGTGACAAAAAACTAGGCACTGTACGGGTCGGCCTTTCACGGGCAGGAATCCAAAGCATTGTTCAGAACTTGATTTTTGCTATTTCGGCTTTGACAGGAGCTGTTCTGCTGCTGGCGGTTGTGGCTTCGACTCAATTTGCAAAACGCATAACCTTCAGGCTGGGTTCACTGCAAAAACACGCCGAAGATATTGTTGCCACCCACCTTGGGCCGGGCCTTTCCAAAGAGGAAAAACCGAAAAGCTGCGCTCAGAGATTCCTCGGTTTCATCAGAGACAATGCAAAAGGTGATGAAATCCAGGAACTGACACAGACCTTTGATGCTATGGCAATGAGCCTTGAATGCCATATTGAAGATCTTCAAATAACGGAAAATGATCTCACCCGGCAAAAAGAACTGCTCAAAACAATCATCAATGTTTCACCTGATTTTGTTTCACTTCTTGGTCCGCAAATGACCTATCTGGCGGTGAACAAAACTTTTGCTGAGCATATCGGGCGTAGCGAAGAAGAGATTTTAGGATTGACGGATGATGACATTTATCCTCCTGAAACAGCAAGGCTCCGTAAAGAAGAAACCAGACAGGTTATCAGCACAGGGCGGGTCATCAACAAAGAAACCCGCGAAGCCTCAGAGGACGATAATACCGTTCGCTGGTTTCATACCATCCGCGTTCCGGTGTATGCCAAGAATCACAAAATTATCGGAGTGCTTTCCACCGCCCGTGAAATAACAGAACTGAAAAGTTATCAGGCGCAGCTGATCCAGTCTCAAAAAATGGAATCAGTTGGTAAACTAGCCGGCGGTGTGGCCCATGAAATTAATACTCCGCTGGGCATCATCCTCGGTTACGCTCAACTTTTACAAGACGACTTTGATCCCGAAGACCAAGTCTCTAAAGATCTTGGAATAATCGAAAAGCAGGCCCGTGTATGCCGTAAAATCGTTGCCGACCTGCTCGGATTTTCCCGCCAGACCGAGAGCGAGAAAATTTCCATGTGTTTCAACAATTCGATTCTGGAAGTGGTCCAGCTGGTCAGCCATACTTTTAAACTGGAACAACTCGATATTTCAACTAATCTTGATGACCGTTATCCCATTATCCACGGCGATCCTGAAAAGTTAAAACAAGTCTGGCTGAACCTGCTTTCCAATGCCATGGAATCCATCGAGGGCAAAGGCGGGATTCACATATCCACCAAGCTCGATATTTCCAGCATGACCATTACAGCTGTTTTCGCCGATACAGGGCACGGGGTGGAACCAAAAAATATCAATGCAATTTTCGACCCCTTCTACTCCACAAAACCTGTAGGAAAAGGAACAGGTCTCGGGCTGTCGGTCTCCTTCGGAATTATCAAGGATCACGGAGGAAGCATTGAAGCTCTCAGCCCTCTCCCCAGAACTGCTATCAGAGAATACAACCTCCCGGAAAACTCAGGTCCGGGCACAATGTTTAAAGTAGTTCTGCCTCTGGATGAAATTTCATCAGATGAAGAGGGTTCCGTAAAATCAGGTTAA
- a CDS encoding phosphate/phosphite/phosphonate ABC transporter substrate-binding protein: MLKLKYILPAVLLLIGIALYFYGSTPKEEIVRVDMSVREEVRVPEPRPAITYAYLPQYSHKVSYLRHSKLIDYLSRETGLTLRQVFPDTFEEHRRMVEQGEIDISFSNPMTYIKIANSGAKAFARIIEPSGSPTFRGQIITRKDNRFIHDLKDCIGKSWIAVDPLSAGGYLYALGLFLENGITSSDFKEISFAPGPGGKQEKAVLAVYAGKYDFATIREGTLDIVKDKINVNKIKVIAETRQYPGWVYASRRGLSTEVVNKISSAMFKMSMSNADQAAILTQAGMKGIIPAQDRDYNSVRALIEELGLNTIYGEQRRTK, encoded by the coding sequence ATGCTGAAGCTCAAATATATTCTTCCTGCTGTCCTTCTGCTGATAGGAATTGCGCTTTATTTTTATGGATCCACGCCAAAAGAAGAAATCGTACGCGTGGATATGTCCGTACGCGAAGAAGTCCGGGTTCCCGAACCCAGACCGGCAATAACCTACGCTTATCTCCCGCAATACTCCCACAAAGTTTCATATTTACGACACAGCAAACTGATTGATTATCTGTCGCGCGAGACGGGGCTGACTCTCCGTCAGGTTTTCCCTGACACATTTGAAGAGCACCGCCGCATGGTTGAACAGGGCGAAATTGATATTTCGTTCTCCAACCCCATGACTTATATAAAAATTGCCAATTCGGGGGCCAAGGCTTTTGCCCGCATCATTGAACCTTCAGGCAGCCCCACCTTCCGGGGCCAGATCATCACCCGCAAAGACAACCGCTTTATCCACGACCTGAAAGACTGTATCGGCAAAAGCTGGATTGCGGTAGATCCGCTTTCAGCCGGAGGCTACCTTTACGCTCTGGGACTTTTTCTGGAAAACGGTATAACCTCATCCGACTTCAAGGAAATATCCTTCGCCCCCGGCCCGGGAGGTAAACAGGAAAAAGCAGTACTGGCCGTTTATGCCGGGAAATATGATTTTGCTACAATCCGGGAAGGAACACTTGATATTGTCAAAGACAAAATAAATGTAAATAAAATAAAAGTCATAGCAGAAACACGCCAGTACCCGGGCTGGGTCTATGCCTCACGCAGAGGGCTTAGCACCGAGGTTGTTAATAAAATTTCCAGCGCCATGTTCAAAATGTCCATGAGCAATGCTGATCAGGCCGCAATTCTGACACAAGCTGGAATGAAGGGAATTATCCCGGCACAAGACAGAGATTACAACTCAGTCAGAGCCCTAATCGAAGAACTGGGGCTGAACACCATTTACGGAGAACAAAGGAGGACAAAGTAA